The region TTATTTTTTTGTTATTTATATATTAACTTTGCAATATTTGTTAACCAATTATATTAATAATACTTCGTTCGTTAATTTAGAGCAGTATCGCTATTAGTTGGTTATCAGTATTAACTCTCAGGCATTATTGATTAATAGTTTTGATAAAGAATTGTATTGTTGAACAAGCATATACTTATTGATATTCCTATACTGGATATTAATTTCCACACTGTGCGATTTGCACTAGGGGGTTCCAATGGTTCATACTTTTGAGGTGTTGGTTGATATTAAGGAATATGCCGATCAAGCCAACAGTACCTATCAATGCGGAACGTCAAGATACGAGATTAGTGCTGAGTCCAAAGAAAAGGCGGATGGTATGGCAAGAGTTCAGGCCAGAAGTGAACATCCAAAAGGCACTGAATATGATGTTAGAGTAACCAGACTCTTGAGATAAATGACAGTCTGGATTCCACAATAAATTGATTAATTGTTCTTGTTTGCTAGTAATAATAAATAACCATTGGTTGTGCAGTTTTCCAAAAATAACATCAATGTTTTGTGCAGATATTTGTTGCCATCAGGAAAGTTACAATAAATTCATATCTGCACCATTACGGGAATATTGCATAACTTTACTAAGAGACACTATCACTTTCAAGATTTTTGCAACAAATACATAACTAACTGTTCACCTGCGGCATCGATATGGCGTTTTAGTAACCGCACGGCAGTTTTTGTATCTCGTTGTTTGCAAGCATCTAAAAGTTGATAGTGTTCTTTTTGAGAACGTTCTTGATAGTCCATTTGTGCCATCTGCATACGCACATAGCGATCGCAATTTATATGCAGATTTTTGATCATTGCCAATAGTCGCGGACGTTCTGCGCTGGTGTAAAGTGCGGCGTGGAATTCCCAGTTAAATTGCGCTAACAAACCTGCATCGGTGGTTTGATCAGTGGTTTCCAGAATTAACGCAGCTTTTTCTAAATCTGCTGCACTGAATTTTGGTATCGCTAACTGTATGGCTTGGACTTCCAACGCACTGCGAATCTCACAAATTTCTTGCGCTTCGGCTGCTGTGAGTACCGATACCATCGCACCACGATTCAGATGCAGAGTTACCAAACCTTCCGCTTCTAATTGACGCAAGGCTTCCCGCACAGGAATGCGACTCACACCAAATTGTGTGGCGATTTCATCTTGTCGGAGAGATTGTCCTTCTTGAAAAATGCCGCGCAAAATGGCTTCCCGCAAAGCATCGGCAATTAAATCGGGGGTGCTGCGTTGTTGTTGCAGCACATTGGCAGCTAAATCATGTAAGTTCATATTTTATATTGTATACAATTTAGGAAAGATTGTATACAATATCCAAAGTTATAAATAATTCCCTTAACCAAACGGGAGACAGTTATGAGCATTGCATCTCAAGCAACAGACAGAGTTATCATCTTTGACACCACCTTGCGGGATGGCGAACAATCCCCTGGTGCAACCCTAAATGCAGAAGAGAAATTAGCGATCGCTCATCAACTAGCTCTTTTGGGAGTAGATGTCATAGAAGCGGGTTTTGCTGTCTCTAGTCCGGGAGATTTTCAAGCCGTCAAAACCATTGCAGAACAAGTCGGGAAAGCAGACGGGCCAATTATTTGCAGTTTAGCCAGAGCC is a window of Aulosira sp. FACHB-615 DNA encoding:
- a CDS encoding GntR family transcriptional regulator is translated as MNLHDLAANVLQQQRSTPDLIADALREAILRGIFQEGQSLRQDEIATQFGVSRIPVREALRQLEAEGLVTLHLNRGAMVSVLTAAEAQEICEIRSALEVQAIQLAIPKFSAADLEKAALILETTDQTTDAGLLAQFNWEFHAALYTSAERPRLLAMIKNLHINCDRYVRMQMAQMDYQERSQKEHYQLLDACKQRDTKTAVRLLKRHIDAAGEQLVMYLLQKS